The Neospora caninum Liverpool complete genome, chromosome X genome includes a region encoding these proteins:
- a CDS encoding putative RNA recognition motif-containing protein yields MSVLLQTNVGEIVIDLFTDDAPFSSYNFLKLSKAKFFNNVAFHRVEKNFLAHAGAPVTADPRWNVAGLQLLGKAGEEDRHGCSVWGIQTLVESGEVSLRLPPAAQPAAPLKTERGESALAPSSSKVLQPASSLQLSSEVSVKAEPSAAPVSSFSSGDGRGSSPAESREDTNRPEVSTGRVAPKAPSLVGRTSFFSSVDFLSHSFPKFPDFALPSSSGASRRAPRAPPTARFCPDEGEGDSKIKTRKHDVCGVVGWVPTGGRGTEKDGDGNTSVFYITLRDKIPFLDERNLTIFGRVAEGVDILEKINLTFVDDDFVPLSPIRILHAFVLDDPFDDPAFLVDRSVASPLPLVEEVASDDEDLDEVLVIEKIEKKEAEARKVTLEILGDLPDADAKPPDNVLFVAKLNPVTQDEDLQTVFARFGDILACDIIRDWKTGRSLQYAFITFRESSACELAYFKMQNVLIDDRRIHVDFSQSVAKEWQKYKQFGNRQKSEDGEKKTSGFQPRSLQKPPNPLASSASISSRPVSSSSGAPDSARGFSDAAAPSSAAQRERGQRASGWDEADTGRGRERGKVFPASTPPASIFKKGECKVFMAHNLARLFPS; encoded by the exons ATGTCGGTTCTTCTCCAGACGAATGTGGGGGAGATTGTGATTGACCTCTTCACAGACGACGCCCCGTTCTCGTCCTACAACTTCCTCAAGCTATCGAAAGCAAAGTTCTTCAACAATGTCGCCTTCCACAGAGTCGAGAAGAACTTCCTCGCGCACGCTGGCGCACCGGTCACGGCGGATCCGCGCTGGAACGTGGCAGGGCTCCAACTCTTGGGGAaagccggcgaagaagaccgacACGGCTGCAGCGTCTGGGGTATACAGACCCTGgtcgagagcggcgaggtctctctccgtcttccacccgccgcgcagcctgcggcgcctctgaagacggagcgaggcgaaagcgcGCTTGCCCCGTCCTCGTCGAAGGTTCTCCAgcccgcctcttctcttcagctGTCCAGCGAGGTCTCTGTGAAAGCAGAGCCGAGTGCTGCGCccgtgtcttccttctcttctggcGACGGCCGAGGCTCCTCGCCGgcagagagccgagaggacACAAATCGTCCAGAGGTCTCCACAGGCCGTGTCGCTCCGAAGGCGCCTTCCCTCGTAGGGCGCACGTCGTTCTTCAGCTCAGTGGACTTTCTCAGCCACTCCTTCCCGAAGTTTCCTGACTTCGCTCTCCCGTCCTCTTCAGGCGCCTCGCGGCGCGCCCcacgcgcgccgccgacCGCCCGCTTCTGCccagacgagggcgaaggagacagcaagatCAAGACAAGGAAACACGACGTGTGTGGGGTTGTGGGGTGGGTCCCCACTGGGGggcgagggacggagaaggacgggGACGGAAACACCAGCGTTTTCTACATCACGCTGAGAGACAAAATCCCCTTCCTCGACGAAAGGAACCTCACCATCTTTGGCCGGGTGGCGGAGGGCGTCGACATCCTGGAAAAAATCAATCTGACCTTTGTCGACGACGACTTCGTCCCGCTAAGT CCGATTCGCattttgcatgcgttcgtGCTGGACGATCCGTTTGACGATCCtgctttcctcgtcgacCGCTCGGTGGCGTCTCCTTTGCCTCTTGTCGAAGAAGTTgcgagcgacgacgaagacctCGATGAGGTTTTGGTTATCGAGAagatcgagaagaaagaggcagaagcaagaaaag tgaCGCTGGAGATCTTGGGCGATTTGCCCGACGCAGATGCGAAGCCGCCGGACAACGTTCTCTTTGTTGCAAAGTTGAACCCTGTGACGCAAGACGAAGACCTCCAGACCGTCTTCGCTCG GTTCGGAGATATTTTGGCGTGTGACATCATTCGCGACTGGAAGACTGGTCGCAGCTTGCAGTACGCCTTCATCACCTTCCGAGAGAGTAGCGCCTGCGAGCTCGCTTACTTCAAGATGCAAAATGTTTTGATCGACGACAGAAG GATCCACGTGGACTTTAGCCAGTCTGTGGCGAAGGAGTGGCAAAAGTACAAACAATTTGGGAACCGCCAGAAGAgtgaagacggcgaaaagaAAACCTCGGGTTTCCAACCTCGCAGCCTCCAGAAGCCGCCAAATCCACttgcctcgtctgcctctatctcttctcgtccggtctcttcttcctcaggcGCGCCCGACTCCGCGCGCGGTTTCTCGGACGCAGCCGCGCCGTCGAGcgccgcgcagagagagcgaggacagagagcgTCTGGGTGGGATGAAGCAGATACAGGAAGAGGCCGTGAGAGGGGCA AGGTGTTCCCTGCCAGCACGCCGCCCGCTTCCATTTTCAAGAAAGGGGAATGCAAGGTTTTCATGGCCCATAACTTAGCacgtctctttccgtcttgA